The genomic segment GCAAAATTACATTACGGTTGATGTCGGTTCAGGGCAAGCTCAAAACCAATTTGTTCTTGCAGATACCGACACAGTGAAAACCACCTATGCCAACGGTTTCCCGATTATTGTTGAAACCACTAATGCCAATGGTATTCAGCCGGAAGCACCGGTGCTTTACCGTGGAATGCAGGTGGGAATAGTCAGCCGTTTAGGGCTAAGTGAGTTAGGCGATCGAGTGCTTATTTATGTCAATATTCAAGATAAATACAAGCACTTAGTCAGAACTAACACCCAATTCTGGCAAGCTTCAGGTTACACGATGGACGTGAGCCTGCAAGGTGTAAGTATGAACTCAGGCACAATGTCGCAGTTATTAAACGGCGGTATTGAGTTCTCTACCCCTTACACTAAAGTGGTGAAGCCTCAGGCTCAGCCAAACAGACGATTTTTCTTACAACGCAAACTACCTGATGAAGCCCCTGCTTGGGATCAAGGAATTGCGGAATAATATTGATGGAGTAAAAAATGCCTTTATTAGATAGTTTTAAAGTAGATCACACCAAAATGAACGCCCCAGCCGTGCGTGTTGCAAAAACAATGACCACACCGAAAGGCGATACCATTACCGTGTTCGATCTCCGTTTCTGCCGTCCGAATATTGATATTCTACCGGTGCGTGGGATTCACACGATGGAACATCTTTTTGCCGGTTTTATGCGTGACCACCTCAATAGCGAACAGGTGGAGATCATTGATATTTCACCAATGGGTTGCCGTACCGGTTTTTATATGTCACTGATTGGCACACCTTCAGCAGAAGAGGTTGTCAAAGCGTGGACGGCTTCAATGGAAGATGCGTTACATAAAATCCCTGATGTATCGGCAATTCCTGAGCTGAACGAATATCAATGTGGCTCTTACAAAGAGCATTCTTTAGAAGAAGCTCACCAAATTGCCCGTAATGTGTTAGCTGCCGGCATCGGTGTAAATCACAACGAAGATTTAGCCTTAGACGAAAAATTACTTAATCCATAATTTTTCTTAACATTTTTCGGGGGCAAATGGTTATTTGCCCCTGCATTTTTATTCGGAAATCACAAATTTATGTTTGAAAAACTGTTTCAATGGTTTGAGGCAAGGGTGGAAACTTACCCAAATGAAATGCCAAGAACCCCAAAATCAGGTCTCATTCCTTTTATTTACGACGCCACTAAAGGAATGCGGTTTTATATCTTACTGCTGACTGTGTTAGTGGCAGCGGTCGGTATTATCGAAGCGGTTCTGTTTCGTTTTATGGGCGATTTGGTCGATTGGGTCAATAAATACTCGCCAACAGAACTTTGGGCAGAAAAAGGCTGGACGATTATCGGTATGTTTTTTACTGCCCTACTCGCAGTGGTGTTTGTTTACCTTGCCAGCAGCATTCGCTTTCAATCTCTGCAAGGGGTATTCCCAATGCGTTTG from the Mannheimia haemolytica genome contains:
- the luxS gene encoding S-ribosylhomocysteine lyase, whose translation is MPLLDSFKVDHTKMNAPAVRVAKTMTTPKGDTITVFDLRFCRPNIDILPVRGIHTMEHLFAGFMRDHLNSEQVEIIDISPMGCRTGFYMSLIGTPSAEEVVKAWTASMEDALHKIPDVSAIPELNEYQCGSYKEHSLEEAHQIARNVLAAGIGVNHNEDLALDEKLLNP